Proteins from a single region of Ziziphus jujuba cultivar Dongzao chromosome 1, ASM3175591v1:
- the LOC107427000 gene encoding uncharacterized protein LOC107427000 isoform X2, whose translation MGNVTGSVAAKFAFFPPDPPTYDVTKEEDGRLIFSGVTADKNMDVHLLDTKGGNKVVATFWKHPFARFTILYSHGNAADLGQMHELFIELRAHLRVNIMSYDYSGYGASTGKPSEFNTYYDIEAVYNCLKNHYGIKQEDLILYGQSVGSGPTLHLGSRLQKLRGVVLHSAILSGIRVLYPVKMTFWFDIFKNIDKIRNVSCPVLVIHMKAIVKLNSSLFPLKNIICDVSAVFIKPAN comes from the exons ATGGGGAATGTTACGGGGAGTGTGGCTGCAAAGTTTGCGTTTTTCCCACCAGACCCGCCAACCTACGACGTTACCAAAGAGGAAGATGGGAGGCTCATCTTCTCAGGCGTCACGGCCGATAAGAACATGGACGTGCATTTGCTCGACACCAAAGGAGGCAACAAGGTTGTCGCCACGTTTTGGAAACACCCTTTTGCCAGGTTCACCATTTTGTACTCCCATGGCAACGCTGCCGACTTGGGTCAGATGCACGAGCTCTTCATTGAGCTCAGGGCTCACCTCCGTGTCAACATCATGAG CTATGATTATTCAGGCTATGGAGCATCTACTGGTAAG CCGTCCGAGTTCAACACATACTACGATATAGAAGCTGTGTATAATTGTTTGAAGAATCATTACGGAATTAAGCAAGAAGATTTGATTTTGTACGGTCAATCTGTTGGAAGTGGGCCAACCTTGCACTTAGGTTCTCGCTTACAGAAGTTAAGAGGTGTTGTTCTTCATAGTGCAATTCTTTCAGGCATACGTGTCTTGTATCCTGTCAAGATGACATTTTGGTTTGACATTTTCAAA AATATTGACAAAATACGAAATGTCAGCTGTCCAGTTTTAGTAATACAT ATGAAGGCAATCGTTAAGTTAAATTCTTCCTTGTTTCCACTGAAGAATATAATTTGTGATGTTTCTGCTGTGTTTATAAAACCAGCCAACTAA